The following are from one region of the Simiduia agarivorans SA1 = DSM 21679 genome:
- a CDS encoding aromatic amino acid transaminase — protein sequence MFEILKALPADPILGLSAAFKADTNAKKIDLGVGVYKDEQGNTPVLKAVKQAELAYFNSESSKVYIGPPGAAGANTLLQNLIFGASHPAVTSTRVRTIQTPGGCGSLRVAAEFIKKANPPATIWVSDPTWANHIPLLGNAGLTIKTYPYYDATTRAVNFNAMMETLGTVGKGDLVLLHGCCHNPCGADLNREQWQAITELALKNGFTPFIDMAYQGFGEGLDEDAYGVRLMAEKVPELIVSSSCSKNFGLYRERAGGLSIVYQSAADADKGQSNLLSVVRGIYSMPPNHGSAIVETILASTELTNMWHDELAEMRNRIKALRALLNQKLIEKGAQQDFGFIEHQSGMFSFLGINKDQVQQLVQNYSIYLVDSSRINIAGISQANVDYLAESIVAVLKK from the coding sequence ATGTTTGAAATACTGAAAGCTTTGCCCGCCGATCCGATTCTCGGCCTGTCCGCCGCCTTCAAAGCCGACACCAACGCTAAAAAAATTGATCTGGGTGTAGGCGTTTACAAAGACGAGCAAGGCAACACGCCAGTACTCAAGGCGGTAAAACAGGCAGAGCTTGCCTATTTCAACAGCGAAAGCTCCAAAGTCTATATTGGCCCGCCCGGCGCGGCCGGCGCCAACACCCTGTTGCAGAACCTGATTTTCGGCGCTTCGCATCCGGCCGTGACCAGCACCCGCGTGCGTACCATCCAGACCCCGGGCGGTTGCGGTTCATTACGGGTAGCGGCCGAATTCATCAAGAAGGCCAACCCACCCGCCACTATCTGGGTGTCTGACCCCACCTGGGCCAACCACATTCCCCTGCTGGGCAATGCCGGGCTCACCATCAAGACCTACCCCTACTATGATGCCACCACCCGCGCGGTAAATTTCAACGCCATGATGGAAACGCTTGGCACGGTGGGTAAAGGTGACCTGGTGCTGCTGCACGGCTGCTGTCACAACCCCTGTGGCGCCGACCTGAACCGCGAGCAATGGCAGGCGATCACGGAGCTGGCGTTGAAAAACGGCTTTACCCCGTTTATCGATATGGCCTATCAGGGTTTCGGCGAAGGCCTGGATGAAGATGCTTACGGCGTGCGCCTGATGGCGGAAAAAGTACCGGAGCTGATTGTGTCCAGCTCCTGCTCCAAAAACTTCGGTCTCTATCGCGAGCGCGCGGGCGGATTGTCCATTGTGTACCAAAGTGCCGCCGATGCGGACAAAGGCCAGAGCAACCTGCTGAGTGTGGTGCGCGGTATCTATTCCATGCCGCCGAATCATGGCAGCGCCATTGTGGAGACCATTCTGGCCAGTACTGAACTCACCAACATGTGGCACGATGAATTGGCGGAAATGCGCAATCGCATCAAAGCGCTGCGCGCATTACTGAATCAAAAGCTGATCGAAAAAGGCGCGCAACAGGATTTCGGCTTTATTGAGCATCAATCCGGCATGTTCTCTTTTCTGGGCATCAATAAAGACCAGGTCCAGCAGTTGGTGCAGAATTACAGCATTTATCTGGTAGACTCCAGCCGCATCAATATCGCCGGTATCAGTCAGGCCAACGTAGACTACCTGGCCGAATCGATCGTTGCCGTACTGAAGAAATAA
- a CDS encoding aminotransferase class V-fold PLP-dependent enzyme: protein MPLSIEDLQKPVNPLADDYRHFRVADRLLLTGHSHQAWPDCAFSAQQQAWLDAAEYVDDKWALAAEKADQVKAGFARLLNEPAADIALGQNTHELVLRFLSALDLNARPRLITTDSEFHTLRRQLNRLKETGVELVVVPQVPMQSLAGRIIDAMDDSTAAVMVSQVFFNSGRIFADLPAVAEAANRKGIPLLVDVYHALNVVPVDVQAMGLVQAFIVGGGYKYCQLGEGNCFLRVPPGCDWRPVNTGWYAEFALLESSHGDQVQYGKGAAAFAGSTYDPTSHYRAAAVFDFFQQRALTPALLRQISQHQTGVLLDCFDALNLPETIGPDRAMAREERAGFLVLDTEWAQALSAGLKQRGVLTDARGRSLRFGPAPYLSDHQLYEAMQALAEAWRAL from the coding sequence ATGCCGTTGAGCATAGAAGATTTGCAAAAACCCGTTAACCCGCTGGCGGATGATTACCGGCATTTTCGCGTGGCCGACAGGCTGCTGCTCACCGGCCATTCCCACCAAGCCTGGCCCGATTGCGCCTTCAGCGCTCAACAGCAGGCCTGGTTGGATGCGGCTGAGTACGTTGACGACAAGTGGGCGCTGGCCGCGGAAAAGGCAGACCAGGTTAAGGCCGGGTTTGCCCGGCTGCTGAACGAGCCGGCGGCGGATATCGCGCTGGGTCAGAATACCCACGAGCTGGTGTTGCGTTTCTTGTCAGCGCTGGATCTGAATGCGCGCCCTCGCCTGATTACCACCGACAGTGAGTTTCACACACTGCGTCGCCAGCTCAACCGCCTGAAAGAGACCGGGGTTGAGTTGGTGGTGGTGCCACAAGTGCCCATGCAGTCACTGGCCGGGCGCATCATCGATGCCATGGATGATTCAACAGCGGCTGTCATGGTATCTCAGGTGTTTTTTAATAGCGGTAGAATATTTGCTGATTTGCCTGCGGTGGCCGAGGCGGCAAATCGGAAAGGCATACCGCTGTTAGTGGATGTGTATCACGCGCTTAACGTGGTGCCCGTTGATGTTCAGGCCATGGGGCTGGTGCAGGCATTTATTGTGGGCGGTGGCTACAAATACTGCCAGCTCGGTGAGGGCAATTGTTTTTTGCGGGTGCCGCCCGGTTGCGATTGGCGCCCCGTGAATACCGGTTGGTACGCGGAGTTCGCACTACTGGAATCGAGCCACGGCGACCAGGTGCAGTACGGTAAGGGCGCCGCGGCGTTTGCCGGTTCTACCTATGACCCCACCAGCCATTATCGGGCGGCAGCGGTGTTCGATTTTTTCCAGCAACGGGCGCTAACGCCGGCACTGTTACGACAGATCAGTCAGCATCAGACTGGGGTATTGCTCGACTGCTTTGATGCCCTCAATTTACCGGAAACCATCGGCCCGGATCGCGCCATGGCGCGGGAGGAGCGGGCCGGTTTTCTGGTGCTGGACACGGAATGGGCACAAGCCCTGAGCGCGGGCCTGAAACAGCGCGGCGTGCTCACCGATGCGCGTGGCCGCAGTTTACGCTTCGGTCCCGCGCCTTATCTTTCCGATCATCAGTTGTATGAGGCAATGCAGGCGCTGGCTGAAGCCTGGCGCGCGCTTTAA
- a CDS encoding ATP-binding protein: MSIDRRTELPDWQETHAAIWRPRRQQMRAVTQLDSVRLADLLGIDRQKAAVVDNTERFLAGRKTNNVLLWGSRGTGKSSLIKALLNEYAERGLRVIEVDKDDLIDLPEIVDDIRDLPQRFIIFCDDLSFEAGEGGYKHLKSVLEGSIELPPDNVLIYATSNRRHLMPEHTSDNDGTRIVNNELHHGDVVEEKLSLADRFGLWLSFYPIHWDEYFRVVDHLFGDLPADERASLHKAAREFALDRANHSARVARQFWLSRQ; this comes from the coding sequence TTGAGTATCGATCGCAGGACCGAGCTGCCGGATTGGCAGGAGACCCACGCGGCCATCTGGCGACCGCGGCGCCAGCAAATGCGGGCAGTGACCCAATTGGACAGTGTCCGGCTGGCGGATCTGTTGGGCATCGACCGGCAAAAGGCCGCGGTGGTGGATAATACCGAGCGTTTTCTGGCGGGCAGGAAAACCAATAACGTGTTGTTGTGGGGCTCGCGCGGCACGGGCAAGTCCAGTCTGATCAAGGCCCTGTTGAATGAGTACGCCGAACGGGGCTTGCGCGTTATCGAAGTGGATAAAGACGATTTGATTGACCTGCCGGAAATCGTTGATGACATCCGCGACTTGCCCCAACGCTTTATTATTTTTTGTGACGACCTGAGTTTCGAGGCGGGCGAGGGAGGCTATAAGCACCTGAAAAGTGTGCTGGAAGGTTCGATCGAACTGCCGCCCGACAATGTGTTGATTTACGCCACCAGCAACCGCCGTCACCTGATGCCGGAACATACCAGTGACAATGACGGTACCCGCATCGTCAACAACGAACTGCATCACGGCGATGTGGTGGAAGAAAAACTTTCGCTGGCCGATCGGTTCGGTTTGTGGTTGAGTTTTTATCCGATTCACTGGGATGAATATTTCCGGGTGGTGGATCATTTGTTTGGCGACCTGCCTGCCGATGAAAGGGCATCGCTGCACAAAGCCGCGCGGGAATTTGCGCTGGACCGGGCCAATCACAGCGCGCGGGTGGCCAGACAGTTCTGGTTGTCCAGGCAGTAG
- a CDS encoding SLC13 family permease translates to MFRQWQDHLIYVAPLVGALLAWFMHAHGWQTHACLTAGLTVVCALWWIFEPIPIPITSLIPLGVFPLLGILDGKQVAQAYGSPLILLLAGGAMLSKAMEKSGAHKRLAVGMVRLCGGSSHRRLVVGFMLASAILSMWISNTATVLMLLPVALAIVERAHDKSFSVPLLLGIAYAASIGGLGTPIGTPANVIFLQVYANTTGEPVSFLGWMLMALPVVVLLIPLAAWWLTRSLSSSGALALPEMGAWRPAERRVLWVFAATALAWMTLSEPAGGWTQWLGLETANYAAVALTAVIVLALIPDGDGGRLLDWESARDIHWGVLLLFAGGIALAAAFTATGLSEAIGNVLSGLVNLPVWLLVLVVALSVTFLTEITSNTATATLLMPILAAAGVGAGLDPMLLMLPAALSASCAFMLPVATAPNAIVFGTGELTVARMAREGFAINLLGAGIITLVISVMI, encoded by the coding sequence TTGTTCAGACAATGGCAGGATCACCTTATCTATGTGGCGCCGTTGGTGGGTGCGTTGCTGGCGTGGTTCATGCACGCCCACGGTTGGCAAACCCATGCCTGCCTCACCGCCGGGCTTACGGTGGTGTGTGCCCTCTGGTGGATTTTTGAGCCCATCCCCATTCCGATTACATCACTGATTCCGCTGGGTGTTTTTCCGCTGCTGGGTATTCTGGATGGCAAACAGGTGGCTCAGGCCTACGGTTCGCCACTGATCTTATTGCTTGCCGGCGGTGCCATGTTGTCCAAGGCGATGGAAAAATCCGGTGCGCATAAACGCCTGGCCGTGGGCATGGTGCGCCTGTGCGGCGGCAGTTCCCATCGCCGGCTGGTGGTGGGCTTTATGCTGGCATCAGCCATTTTGTCCATGTGGATTTCCAACACCGCCACCGTGTTGATGCTATTGCCTGTGGCTCTGGCCATTGTCGAGCGTGCGCACGACAAATCCTTTTCCGTTCCGCTGCTGTTGGGTATTGCCTACGCGGCCAGTATCGGGGGATTGGGGACGCCCATTGGCACGCCTGCCAATGTGATTTTTCTGCAGGTGTATGCCAACACCACCGGTGAGCCAGTGAGTTTTCTGGGTTGGATGCTGATGGCACTGCCGGTTGTGGTACTGCTGATACCGCTGGCGGCCTGGTGGCTGACCCGTTCGTTGAGCTCCAGCGGCGCATTGGCGTTGCCTGAAATGGGCGCCTGGCGGCCGGCCGAGCGGCGAGTGTTATGGGTTTTTGCGGCTACGGCGTTGGCCTGGATGACGCTGTCGGAGCCGGCGGGCGGCTGGACTCAATGGCTCGGGCTTGAAACTGCAAATTATGCTGCGGTGGCGCTTACCGCCGTGATTGTGCTGGCGTTGATCCCCGACGGGGATGGTGGCCGCTTGCTGGATTGGGAATCAGCGCGGGACATTCACTGGGGCGTTTTGCTGCTGTTTGCGGGCGGTATTGCTCTCGCGGCCGCGTTCACCGCGACGGGCTTGTCGGAAGCCATCGGCAATGTGCTGTCGGGTCTGGTTAACCTGCCGGTGTGGCTGCTGGTATTGGTGGTAGCGCTGTCGGTTACCTTCCTGACCGAAATAACCAGTAATACGGCGACCGCCACGTTGCTGATGCCGATACTGGCTGCCGCCGGTGTGGGCGCGGGCCTCGACCCTATGCTGCTGATGCTGCCTGCGGCACTGTCGGCCAGTTGTGCATTCATGCTGCCCGTGGCCACAGCACCCAACGCCATTGTGTTTGGCACTGGCGAACTCACGGTAGCGCGCATGGCGCGCGAGGGCTTTGCGATCAATCTACTGGGTGCCGGGATCATTACACTGGTAATCAGTGTAATGATCTGA
- a CDS encoding GFA family protein — protein MSTTEKSYICSCHCGAVKAECLLPDAITVQECNCSMCQKLGFQHIIVPTSRFRLIQGADAITTYTFNTGVAKHTFCSRCGVKPFYTPRSNPDGFSVNLRCLETRPPRVTLEPFDGQNWEQHADSLRHLSE, from the coding sequence ATGTCGACGACTGAGAAATCTTATATCTGCAGCTGTCACTGCGGCGCAGTGAAAGCCGAATGCCTGCTGCCCGATGCTATTACGGTACAGGAATGCAACTGTTCCATGTGCCAGAAGCTCGGTTTTCAACACATTATTGTGCCCACTTCGCGCTTTCGACTGATTCAGGGCGCGGACGCCATTACCACTTACACGTTTAATACCGGTGTTGCCAAACATACGTTCTGCAGCCGTTGTGGTGTAAAGCCTTTTTATACGCCGCGCTCAAACCCGGACGGGTTCAGCGTCAATCTGCGCTGCCTGGAGACCCGCCCGCCACGCGTAACCCTTGAGCCGTTTGATGGCCAGAACTGGGAACAGCACGCCGACAGCCTCAGGCACCTGTCGGAGTAA
- the hisC gene encoding histidinol-phosphate transaminase: MSQSRLWSPAVSRLEPYVPGEQPKVLNLVKLNTNESAFAPSPRVAKALSADQIDRLRLYPDPNSTNLKMAIARHFDLQVNQVFVGNGSDEVLAHAFYAFFQQASPLLFPDITYSFYPTYCNLYGIEHERIPLADDFSLNLADYHKPNGGIIFANPNAPTGMLVGLADIRALLEHNRDSVVLVDEAYIDFGGESAVSLINEFDNVLVVHTTSKSRALAGIRLGYALGHPGLIDALDRVKNSFNSYPVDRLAELAGIASFEDDDYFQQGCADVIANREFCVEQLTKLGFDVLPSAANFVFAKPTFAPAATVFEQLRERAVLVRYFNKPRISDYLRISIGSRADMKALVAALKDIVQKG; this comes from the coding sequence ATGTCACAGTCGCGTTTATGGAGCCCCGCGGTCAGCCGGCTCGAGCCCTATGTACCCGGCGAACAGCCGAAAGTCCTCAATCTGGTCAAGCTCAATACCAATGAGAGCGCTTTTGCGCCGTCACCGCGCGTGGCCAAAGCCCTGAGCGCGGACCAAATCGACCGTTTGCGGCTCTACCCTGACCCGAATTCCACCAACCTTAAAATGGCTATCGCCCGGCATTTTGATTTGCAGGTGAATCAGGTGTTTGTGGGCAATGGTTCGGATGAAGTGTTGGCGCATGCGTTCTATGCGTTTTTCCAGCAGGCGTCGCCGCTGCTGTTCCCGGATATCACCTACAGTTTCTACCCAACCTACTGCAACCTCTACGGCATTGAGCACGAGCGCATTCCGCTGGCCGACGACTTCAGCCTGAACCTTGCGGATTATCATAAACCCAATGGCGGCATCATTTTTGCCAACCCCAATGCACCGACGGGCATGCTGGTCGGGTTGGCGGATATTCGCGCGTTGCTCGAGCACAACCGGGATTCGGTGGTGCTGGTCGACGAGGCCTATATCGATTTTGGTGGTGAGTCTGCGGTGAGCCTGATCAACGAGTTTGATAATGTCTTAGTGGTGCATACCACCAGCAAATCACGTGCTCTGGCGGGTATTCGTCTGGGGTATGCGTTGGGGCATCCGGGCCTGATTGACGCTTTGGATCGGGTGAAAAACAGTTTTAACTCCTACCCTGTCGACCGGCTGGCGGAGCTCGCCGGTATTGCCTCGTTTGAAGATGATGATTATTTTCAGCAAGGTTGCGCCGATGTGATTGCCAATCGAGAGTTCTGTGTTGAGCAGTTAACCAAGCTTGGTTTTGACGTTTTGCCCTCGGCGGCAAATTTTGTGTTTGCTAAGCCAACGTTTGCGCCGGCGGCAACGGTGTTTGAACAGTTGCGCGAGCGCGCGGTGCTGGTGCGTTATTTCAACAAACCGCGGATCAGCGACTATTTGCGTATCAGTATTGGTTCGCGCGCCGATATGAAAGCGCTGGTGGCGGCGCTGAAAGACATCGTTCAAAAAGGTTAA
- a CDS encoding tryptophan 2,3-dioxygenase, which produces MGFHEFYMALTYGDYLKVNELIQLQKPLSKGPEHDELLFITIHQAYELWFKQLLHELDHLCVLFREDERFRCLHTLKRVRTILKTLVQQVDILETMSPLEFSSFREFLDTASGFQSFQFREIEFLLGLKNPAKMKPYPEGSPERERLEKRLKAPAMWDVFLAFLSRRGFAVPLDVMQRDVTESIKPDTELQDLLIMIYRTEPLLSELMEAIVDIDEGLQEWRYRHVKMVERTIGMKPGTGGSSGAEYLRSTLFAPVYPDLWNIRYRL; this is translated from the coding sequence ATTGGATTTCACGAGTTTTACATGGCACTCACTTACGGCGATTACCTTAAAGTCAACGAACTCATTCAGTTGCAAAAACCTTTATCCAAAGGGCCTGAGCACGATGAGCTGTTGTTTATTACCATACATCAGGCCTACGAGCTCTGGTTCAAGCAATTGCTGCATGAACTGGATCACCTGTGTGTGTTGTTTCGCGAGGACGAACGATTCCGGTGCCTGCACACACTCAAACGCGTACGCACCATACTGAAGACGTTGGTGCAACAGGTGGATATTCTGGAAACCATGAGCCCGTTGGAGTTTTCTTCCTTCCGCGAATTTCTGGATACAGCTTCGGGCTTTCAGTCGTTCCAGTTCCGTGAAATTGAATTCTTGCTGGGGCTGAAAAACCCGGCAAAAATGAAACCCTATCCGGAAGGCTCGCCCGAACGTGAACGCCTGGAAAAGCGCCTGAAAGCGCCGGCAATGTGGGATGTGTTTCTGGCCTTTTTGTCCCGTCGCGGATTTGCCGTGCCGCTGGATGTGATGCAGCGGGATGTGACCGAGTCGATCAAGCCTGATACCGAATTGCAGGACTTGCTGATCATGATCTATCGCACTGAGCCGCTGTTGTCAGAACTGATGGAAGCGATTGTGGATATTGATGAGGGCCTGCAGGAGTGGCGTTACCGACACGTCAAAATGGTGGAGCGCACCATTGGCATGAAGCCCGGCACTGGCGGCTCAAGCGGTGCAGAATATCTGCGGTCGACCCTGTTTGCACCGGTCTATCCGGATTTGTGGAATATTCGGTATCGGCTTTAA
- a CDS encoding MarR family winged helix-turn-helix transcriptional regulator, with protein MTTQNEKTELLQLADFLPYRLATLANRISYAIAEAYSSRFHLTIPAWRVMAVLGLEDNLTAADLVSRTAMDKVAISRAVSSLLDMECIHRELDEDDRRRALLTLTPKGRDIYQRIIPLARCYEQDLLNQLSDEEQQALKQITNKLQKRVNQWERNNVNPATLNKE; from the coding sequence ATGACCACACAAAACGAAAAAACTGAGCTGTTACAACTGGCCGACTTTCTGCCCTACCGGCTTGCCACTTTGGCCAACCGTATCAGTTACGCCATTGCCGAAGCCTATTCGAGCCGGTTTCACCTGACGATACCCGCCTGGCGAGTCATGGCTGTGCTGGGGCTGGAGGACAATCTCACCGCGGCCGACCTGGTGTCGCGCACGGCAATGGATAAAGTTGCCATCAGCAGGGCCGTGTCCAGCCTGCTGGACATGGAGTGCATACACCGGGAGCTGGACGAAGACGACCGGCGCCGCGCATTGCTCACGCTAACGCCCAAGGGCCGTGATATTTACCAGCGCATTATTCCGCTTGCGCGCTGCTATGAGCAGGACCTGCTCAATCAACTCAGCGATGAGGAGCAACAAGCGCTCAAGCAAATTACCAATAAATTGCAAAAACGCGTCAATCAGTGGGAGCGCAACAACGTCAATCCCGCCACACTGAACAAGGAATAA
- a CDS encoding nitroreductase family protein yields MASIHGQDAFIPLQYSRMPEQDMCREAQAFYQRMKTRRSVRDFSADPIPRAVIEQALRTAGTAPSGANKQPWHFAVVTDPAVKREIRLAAEAEEREFYERRASDEWLKDLAPLGTDDQKPFLETAPCLIGVFLQKFNPGDDGGKHKNYYTSESVGLATGMLISALHLSGLATLTHTPSPMKFLNRILKRPDDERPFLLLVVGYPAEGVKVPNISRYELEHTCSFFD; encoded by the coding sequence ATGGCCAGCATACACGGTCAAGACGCATTTATTCCCTTGCAATACAGCCGCATGCCTGAACAGGACATGTGCCGGGAAGCGCAAGCATTCTACCAGAGGATGAAGACGCGTAGGAGCGTGCGCGACTTTTCCGCTGACCCGATTCCACGGGCAGTCATCGAGCAAGCGCTGCGCACGGCCGGCACTGCGCCCAGCGGTGCAAACAAGCAACCGTGGCATTTTGCGGTGGTGACAGACCCTGCCGTCAAACGCGAAATTCGCCTGGCCGCAGAAGCGGAAGAGCGCGAGTTCTATGAGCGCCGCGCCAGCGATGAATGGTTGAAAGATCTGGCGCCGCTGGGAACTGATGATCAGAAGCCTTTCCTGGAGACCGCGCCCTGTTTGATTGGTGTATTCCTGCAGAAATTCAATCCGGGTGACGACGGTGGCAAGCATAAAAACTATTACACCAGCGAATCGGTGGGGTTGGCCACAGGCATGCTGATCAGTGCGCTGCACCTGTCGGGGCTGGCAACACTGACCCATACGCCCAGCCCGATGAAATTCCTCAACCGTATTCTGAAGCGGCCCGACGATGAGCGGCCCTTTCTTCTGTTGGTGGTGGGTTATCCGGCAGAGGGAGTGAAAGTACCCAACATTTCCCGCTATGAGCTGGAACACACCTGTTCTTTTTTTGACTAA
- a CDS encoding class I SAM-dependent methyltransferase: MTKQIITGIAGLVFILTAAISVPAVAGATEVQALLAAPERSAEDRQRDQRDKAAELVAFMNLKSGDQVVDVFAGGGYWSELFAAAVGSTGKVLVHNNKAYRSFVGPDVHKRFHDKPLSQVGLHDREVDDLDLTPASQDVIFMGLSFHDLYFADAAQGWPAIDDQAFIQQLADALVTQGRLIIVDHEAKSGTGVSAAQTLHRIERKAVIERVTPFGFKLVAQSALLENKTDPLDISVFDQRVRGKTSRFILVFEKMSKIQSN, from the coding sequence ATGACTAAGCAGATTATCACAGGCATTGCCGGCCTGGTGTTTATCCTGACTGCCGCGATCAGCGTGCCAGCAGTGGCCGGTGCTACCGAAGTGCAGGCATTGCTGGCCGCACCGGAAAGAAGCGCGGAGGACCGGCAGCGGGATCAGAGGGACAAGGCTGCTGAGCTGGTTGCGTTCATGAATCTCAAGTCGGGAGATCAGGTGGTGGATGTTTTCGCCGGCGGCGGCTATTGGAGCGAATTGTTTGCCGCGGCCGTCGGGTCCACCGGTAAAGTGTTGGTCCACAATAACAAAGCCTACCGAAGCTTCGTCGGGCCCGATGTCCACAAACGCTTTCACGACAAACCCCTGTCGCAGGTGGGGCTGCATGACCGGGAAGTGGATGATCTGGATCTGACGCCGGCCAGTCAGGATGTCATCTTCATGGGATTGTCATTTCACGATCTCTATTTCGCCGATGCCGCGCAAGGTTGGCCAGCGATTGACGATCAGGCCTTCATACAGCAGTTAGCCGATGCCCTGGTCACACAAGGGCGGTTGATTATTGTCGATCACGAGGCCAAATCCGGCACCGGTGTGAGCGCGGCCCAGACCTTACACCGCATCGAGCGTAAAGCCGTCATCGAACGTGTCACGCCCTTTGGTTTTAAGCTGGTGGCCCAATCGGCGTTGTTGGAAAACAAGACAGATCCACTCGATATCAGCGTATTTGACCAGCGGGTCAGAGGTAAAACCAGCCGGTTCATTCTGGTATTTGAGAAAATGAGCAAGATACAATCAAACTAA
- a CDS encoding tetratricopeptide repeat protein, which produces MPFLVLSVLLQLALVVHVMKTGRDRYWVWVLLMAPLIGGLAYLIIEVLPGLKHNRNVKRASEKFNQRLDPSRGMREAAHALKRQQSVDNFVRMGEQCEQAGMLSDAEQYYEQALTGQYQHDPHILQRIARVQLADQRPAACRQTLETLIAKNPDHRSTSGHELYAEALYALEEWPAARDEYQALSQYNATAKVRYRLGLCEEKLGNRSAARTAWQTLLDGDNAAPTDETPERVWFDKARLGLNNL; this is translated from the coding sequence ATGCCCTTTCTCGTGTTATCGGTACTCCTCCAATTGGCCCTGGTGGTCCATGTCATGAAAACCGGCCGCGACCGCTATTGGGTCTGGGTTTTACTGATGGCGCCGCTGATTGGCGGCCTCGCGTACCTGATCATCGAGGTGCTACCGGGCCTCAAGCACAACCGCAACGTCAAACGTGCAAGCGAAAAGTTTAATCAAAGGCTCGACCCAAGCCGCGGCATGCGGGAAGCCGCCCACGCCCTCAAGCGACAGCAGAGCGTGGATAATTTTGTCCGCATGGGCGAACAGTGTGAGCAGGCCGGCATGCTGTCCGACGCAGAGCAGTATTACGAGCAGGCGCTGACCGGCCAGTACCAGCACGACCCGCACATTTTGCAACGTATCGCGCGGGTACAGCTGGCAGATCAACGGCCGGCGGCCTGCCGGCAAACCCTGGAAACCCTGATTGCGAAAAACCCGGACCACCGCTCCACCAGCGGGCATGAACTCTATGCCGAGGCACTTTACGCGCTCGAAGAGTGGCCGGCGGCGCGGGACGAATACCAGGCGTTAAGCCAATACAACGCCACCGCCAAGGTGCGTTATCGCCTGGGCTTGTGTGAAGAAAAGCTGGGCAATCGATCAGCCGCTCGCACCGCCTGGCAAACCCTGCTGGACGGCGACAACGCCGCACCCACCGACGAAACGCCCGAGCGGGTTTGGTTCGACAAGGCCCGGCTGGGCCTCAACAACCTCTGA